In Herbaspirillum seropedicae, a single window of DNA contains:
- a CDS encoding c-type cytochrome yields the protein MNRAFSPLLYSVFAAFLAVASTAHAADDKKAPVKADPAKGEALYTNGDSARNIVACVSCHGAAGNSTITQNPKLAGQHEAYIAKQLLNFRTPDRNNPVMSPMAKALSDEDIHNVAAFLAAQAPKPGAAKNKDTIDLGKHIWRAGIAAKNVPACAGCHSPNGAGIPAQYPRLAGQHQDYTVAQLTNFRGGARTNSVQMTTISERLSDKEIKAVADYIAGLK from the coding sequence ATGAACCGTGCCTTTTCCCCACTGTTGTACTCCGTTTTTGCTGCCTTCCTGGCAGTGGCCAGCACAGCCCACGCGGCTGATGACAAGAAAGCCCCGGTCAAGGCCGATCCGGCCAAGGGCGAAGCCCTTTATACCAATGGCGACAGCGCCCGCAACATCGTGGCCTGCGTATCCTGTCACGGGGCGGCCGGCAATTCGACCATCACCCAGAACCCCAAGCTGGCAGGCCAGCACGAGGCCTACATCGCCAAGCAGCTGCTGAATTTCCGCACTCCCGACCGCAACAATCCGGTCATGTCGCCGATGGCCAAGGCCTTGTCGGACGAAGACATCCATAACGTCGCCGCCTTCCTGGCCGCCCAGGCCCCCAAGCCGGGCGCAGCCAAGAACAAGGACACCATCGACCTGGGCAAGCACATCTGGCGCGCCGGCATCGCCGCCAAGAACGTGCCGGCCTGCGCTGGCTGCCACAGCCCCAACGGCGCTGGCATCCCGGCCCAGTATCCGCGTCTGGCCGGCCAGCACCAGGACTACACGGTGGCCCAGCTGACCAATTTCCGTGGCGGCGCCCGTACCAACAGCGTGCAGATGACCACCATCTCCGAGCGTCTCTCGGACAAGGAAATCAAGGCCGTGGCCGACTACATCGCCGGCCTGAAGTAA
- a CDS encoding cytochrome c biogenesis protein ResB, with protein sequence MTTGSSTQGIQIRTRQRWLSEAVELFSSMRFAISLLTLIAIASVIGTVMKQNEPMPNYVNQFGPFWFEVFGKLGLYAVYSAWWFLLIMGFLVLSTSLCIARNAPKMLRDVKSWRDNVREQSLRNFHHKHEWHTAEAPAQAAARLVRQVGARGYKTRLADKEGGTLLAAKQGAANKWGYIFAHAAIVIICLGGLLDSDLPIRFQQWFYGKSAFTGNGIIAEIPERYRLGLNNPTFRGNTLIPEGSSSSTAIIPQKDGVMIQDLPFTIRLKRFIIDFYSTGMPKLFASEVVVRDHETGKETAATIKVNEPLIYQGVAIYQSSFEDGGSKLKLVGYPMRGGSNSHFALSGVVNGSTALPAGLGDYTIEWSGFRPFNVENMQASGGGGSTSGDARAVNVGKSVNRGLMDSLDKHLGSSAKNANSKDFKNVGPSVQYKLRDKTGQAREYFNYMQSLSIDGAYVFLAGMREQPDQPFRYLRIPADDNDSVAEWMRLRAALANPALREEAARRYARQAISNGREASPVLREQLQQSALRGLTIFAGDGKVSGYIAVTRFLEQLPAAEQEKAADIFMKILNGSMWELWQAARAQDGLEPVASDEPHGRYLQLAINALADAAFYPAPVFLQLSSFEEIKASVLQVTRSPGKKVVYLGCLFLVLGVFAMLYIRERRLWIWIKPAADGQGSQALLAMSTQRRTLDFDKEFEQMKARVSGDAAPPPSA encoded by the coding sequence ATGACGACGGGCAGCAGTACCCAAGGAATCCAGATCAGGACCCGGCAGCGTTGGTTGAGTGAAGCCGTCGAGCTGTTCTCTTCGATGCGCTTTGCCATCAGCCTGTTGACCCTCATCGCCATCGCCTCGGTGATCGGCACGGTGATGAAGCAGAACGAGCCGATGCCCAATTACGTGAACCAGTTCGGACCGTTCTGGTTCGAGGTGTTTGGCAAGCTGGGGCTGTATGCCGTCTATTCGGCCTGGTGGTTCCTGCTGATCATGGGCTTCCTGGTGCTGTCCACGTCGCTGTGCATTGCCCGCAATGCGCCCAAGATGCTGCGCGACGTCAAGAGCTGGCGCGACAACGTGCGCGAGCAGTCGCTGCGCAATTTCCATCACAAGCATGAGTGGCACACCGCCGAAGCGCCTGCCCAGGCCGCTGCGCGGCTGGTCCGCCAGGTCGGCGCCCGTGGCTACAAGACCCGCCTGGCCGACAAGGAAGGCGGCACGCTGCTGGCGGCCAAGCAGGGCGCGGCCAACAAGTGGGGCTACATCTTCGCGCACGCGGCCATCGTCATCATCTGCCTGGGCGGGCTGCTCGATTCGGACTTGCCGATCCGCTTCCAGCAATGGTTCTATGGCAAGTCGGCCTTTACCGGCAACGGCATCATCGCCGAGATTCCCGAACGCTATCGCCTGGGCCTGAACAATCCGACCTTCCGTGGCAACACCCTCATTCCGGAAGGCTCCAGCAGCAGCACTGCCATCATCCCGCAGAAGGATGGCGTGATGATCCAGGACCTGCCCTTCACCATCCGGTTGAAGCGCTTCATCATCGACTTCTACTCGACCGGCATGCCCAAGCTCTTTGCCAGCGAGGTGGTGGTGCGCGACCATGAAACCGGCAAGGAGACCGCCGCCACCATCAAGGTCAACGAACCGCTGATCTACCAGGGCGTGGCGATCTACCAGTCCAGCTTCGAGGACGGCGGCAGCAAGCTCAAGCTGGTCGGCTATCCCATGCGTGGCGGCTCCAACAGCCACTTCGCACTGTCCGGCGTGGTCAATGGCAGCACCGCGCTGCCGGCGGGCCTGGGGGACTACACCATCGAATGGAGCGGCTTCCGCCCCTTCAACGTGGAGAACATGCAGGCCTCCGGCGGCGGCGGCTCGACCTCGGGCGATGCGCGGGCGGTCAATGTGGGCAAGAGCGTCAATCGCGGCCTCATGGATAGCCTGGACAAGCACCTCGGCTCCAGCGCCAAGAACGCCAACAGCAAGGACTTCAAGAACGTCGGCCCGAGCGTGCAGTACAAGCTGCGTGACAAGACCGGCCAGGCGCGCGAATACTTCAACTATATGCAGTCGTTGTCCATCGATGGCGCCTATGTCTTCCTGGCCGGCATGCGCGAGCAGCCTGACCAGCCTTTCCGCTACCTGCGCATTCCGGCCGACGACAATGACAGCGTGGCCGAATGGATGCGCCTGCGCGCGGCCCTGGCCAATCCGGCCCTGCGCGAGGAAGCGGCACGCCGCTATGCCCGCCAGGCCATCAGCAACGGACGTGAGGCTTCGCCGGTGCTGCGCGAGCAGCTGCAGCAATCGGCCCTGCGCGGCCTGACCATCTTCGCCGGTGACGGCAAGGTCTCCGGCTACATCGCCGTGACCCGCTTCCTGGAACAACTGCCCGCCGCCGAGCAGGAGAAGGCCGCCGACATCTTCATGAAGATCCTCAACGGCAGCATGTGGGAACTGTGGCAAGCCGCCCGCGCCCAGGATGGCCTGGAGCCGGTGGCCAGCGACGAGCCGCATGGACGCTACCTGCAGCTGGCCATCAATGCGCTGGCCGATGCGGCCTTCTACCCGGCGCCGGTGTTCCTGCAATTGTCCAGCTTCGAGGAAATCAAGGCCTCAGTGCTGCAAGTGACCCGCTCGCCGGGCAAGAAGGTGGTCTATCTGGGTTGCCTGTTCCTGGTGCTGGGCGTGTTCGCGATGCTGTACATCCGCGAGCGCCGCCTATGGATCTGGATCAAGCCGGCCGCCGATGGCCAGGGCAGCCAGGCGCTGCTGGCCATGAGCACCCAGCGCCGTACGCTGGACTTCGACAAGGAATTCGAGCAGATGAAGGCCAGGGTGTCCGGCGACGCCGCCCCGCCGCCCTCTGCATGA
- the yihA gene encoding ribosome biogenesis GTP-binding protein YihA/YsxC, protein MSQLWQARFFTTVNHLRDLPKTSVPEIAFAGRSNAGKSSAINVLCNQKRLAFASKTPGRTQHINYFSIGGAHVGQHRNDEARPDEIRAMLVDLPGYGYAEVSGSAKHHWQALLGDYVRQREQLAALVMIVDSRRPFTDLDIQMIEWFAPTGKPIHCILSKADKLNRNESTNALRQAQTYLQSYVDEKGQPFPFTAQLFSALKRIGLEEANDKILELAGLTAEAAPAQAATPAAAVGDAAADEAQQS, encoded by the coding sequence ATGTCGCAACTTTGGCAAGCCCGTTTCTTCACCACCGTCAATCACCTGCGGGATCTGCCCAAGACCAGTGTGCCGGAAATCGCCTTCGCCGGTCGTTCCAACGCCGGCAAGTCCAGCGCCATCAACGTGCTGTGCAACCAGAAGCGCCTGGCCTTTGCCTCCAAGACGCCGGGCCGCACCCAGCACATCAACTATTTCTCCATCGGCGGCGCCCACGTGGGCCAGCACCGCAATGACGAGGCACGCCCGGACGAGATCCGCGCCATGCTGGTGGACTTGCCCGGCTATGGCTACGCCGAGGTGTCGGGCTCGGCCAAGCACCATTGGCAAGCCCTCTTGGGCGACTACGTGCGCCAGCGCGAACAGCTGGCGGCGCTAGTGATGATCGTCGATTCGCGCCGCCCCTTCACCGACCTCGATATCCAGATGATCGAGTGGTTCGCCCCCACCGGCAAACCCATCCATTGCATCCTCAGCAAGGCCGACAAGCTCAACCGCAACGAATCCACCAATGCCCTGCGCCAGGCCCAGACCTACCTGCAAAGCTATGTGGATGAGAAGGGCCAGCCCTTCCCGTTCACGGCGCAGCTGTTCTCGGCCCTGAAGCGCATTGGCCTGGAAGAAGCCAACGACAAGATCCTGGAACTGGCCGGCCTCACGGCAGAGGCCGCCCCGGCGCAGGCGGCCACGCCCGCCGCCGCGGTCGGCGACGCTGCTGCCGACGAAGCACAGCAAAGCTGA
- the hemB gene encoding porphobilinogen synthase: MSLTDFSSNAGYPALRMRRMRRDAFSRALMAENVITSADLIYPVFVQEGQNLRTPVASLPGVERLSLDTLLPVAEECVKLGVPVLALFPVIDPALKTPDGIEATNPDGLVPRVVRALKDRFPELGVLCDVALDPYTSHGQDGVLDETGYILNDETLALLVKQAQTQADAGVDVVAPSDMMDGRIAAIRAMLEAQDHIYTRIMAYSAKYASAFYGPFRDAVGSAANLGKGSKATYQMDPANSDEALREVALDLQEGADMVMVKPGMPYLDIVRRVKDEFRVPTFAYQVSGEYAMIKAAAQNGWLDHDKTMMEAMMAFKRAGADGVLTYFALDIARKLKQG, translated from the coding sequence ATGTCTTTGACCGACTTCAGTTCCAACGCCGGCTACCCCGCCCTGCGCATGCGCCGGATGCGCCGCGACGCCTTCTCGCGCGCCCTCATGGCCGAAAACGTCATCACCAGCGCCGACCTGATCTATCCCGTCTTCGTCCAGGAAGGCCAGAACCTGCGCACGCCCGTGGCGTCGTTGCCGGGCGTGGAACGCCTCTCGCTGGATACGCTGCTGCCGGTGGCCGAAGAATGCGTGAAGCTGGGCGTGCCGGTGCTGGCGCTGTTCCCGGTGATCGACCCGGCCCTGAAGACGCCCGACGGTATCGAAGCCACCAACCCCGACGGCCTGGTGCCGCGCGTGGTGCGCGCCCTGAAGGACCGCTTCCCCGAACTGGGCGTGCTGTGCGACGTGGCGCTGGACCCCTACACCAGCCACGGCCAGGATGGCGTGCTGGACGAGACCGGCTACATCCTCAACGACGAAACCCTGGCGCTGCTGGTCAAGCAGGCGCAAACCCAGGCCGATGCCGGCGTGGACGTGGTCGCCCCTTCGGACATGATGGATGGCCGCATTGCCGCCATCCGCGCCATGCTGGAAGCCCAAGACCACATCTACACCCGCATCATGGCCTACTCGGCCAAGTACGCCTCGGCCTTCTACGGGCCCTTCCGCGATGCGGTCGGCTCGGCGGCCAACCTGGGCAAGGGCAGCAAGGCCACCTATCAGATGGATCCGGCCAACAGCGACGAAGCCCTGCGCGAGGTGGCGCTGGACCTGCAGGAAGGCGCCGACATGGTCATGGTCAAGCCGGGCATGCCTTACCTGGACATCGTGCGTCGCGTGAAGGATGAATTCCGCGTCCCCACCTTCGCCTACCAGGTCAGCGGCGAATACGCCATGATCAAGGCGGCCGCCCAGAACGGCTGGCTGGACCACGACAAGACCATGATGGAAGCCATGATGGCCTTCAAGCGCGCCGGCGCCGATGGCGTGCTGACCTACTTCGCGCTGGACATCGCGCGCAAGCTCAAGCAAGGCTGA